A single Rhinolophus ferrumequinum isolate MPI-CBG mRhiFer1 chromosome 20, mRhiFer1_v1.p, whole genome shotgun sequence DNA region contains:
- the UPP1 gene encoding uridine phosphorylase 1 isoform X1 has translation MASAGTQTKELENDNACCVQLCNPNIATLKEDVLYHFGLSTSTHDLPAMFGDVKFVCVGGSPSRMKGFIKYVAAELGLGHPGEDHPNICAGTDRYAMFKVGPVLSVSHGMGVPSIAIMLHELLKLLYHARCSGVTIIRIGTSGGIGLKPGSVVITRQAVDAYFKPEFEQVVLGKRVVRRTDLDERLVQELSECSADLREFTTVVGNTMCTLDFYEGQGRLDGALCCYTERDKQAYLQAAHAAGVRNIEMESSVFAAMCSACGLRAAVVCVTLLDRLEGDQICSPHEVLAEYQQRPQRLVGHFIKKCLAGA, from the exons ATGGCCTCCGCAGGGACCCAAACAAAGGAACTTGAAAATGACAA TGCCTGCTGTGTACAGCTTTGCAATCCAAACATAGCCACGCTGAAGGAAGACGTTCTCTACCATTTCGGCCTCAGCACCAGCACGCACGACCTCCCTGCTATGTTTGGGGATGTGAAG TTTGTGTGCGTTGGGGGCAGCCCGTCCCGCATGAAAGGCTTCATCAAATACGTGGCCGCAGAGCTGGGCCTTGGGCACCCGGGCGAGGACCATCCCAACATCTGCGCAGGGACCGACCGCTATGCCATGTTCAAAGTGGGGCCGGTGCTGTCCGTCAGC CATGGGATGGGCGTGCCTTCCATCGCCATCATGCTGCACGAGCTCCTCAAGCTGCTGTACCACGCCCGCTGCTCCGGTGTCACCATCATCCGCATCGGCACCTCCGGCGGGATAG GTCTGAAGCCCGGCTCCGTGGTCATTACCCGGCAGGCGGTGGACGCCTACTTCAAGCCCGAGTTCGAGCAGGTGGTGCTGGGGAAGCGGGTCGTGCGCCGCACGGACCTGGACGAGCGGCTGGTGCAGGAACTGAGCGAGTGCTCCGCGGACCTGCGCGAGTTCACCACGGTCGTGGGCAACACCATGTGCACCCTGGACTTTTACGAAG GGCAGGGCCGGCTGGACGGCGCGCTCTGCTGCTACACCGAGCGCGACAAGCAGGCGTACTTGCAAGCGGCGCACGCGGCCGGCGTCCGGAACATCGAGATGGAGTCCTCTGTCTTCGCCGCCATGTGCAGCGCGTGTGGCCTCCGAG CGGCTGTGGTGTGTGTCACCCTTCTGGACCGCTTGGAAGGGGACCAGATCTGCAGCCCCCACGAGGTGCTGGCCGAGTATCAGCAGCGGCCGCAGAGGCTGGTGGGCCACTTCATCAAGAAGTGCCTTGCGGGGGCCTGA
- the UPP1 gene encoding uridine phosphorylase 1 isoform X2: protein MFGDVKFVCVGGSPSRMKGFIKYVAAELGLGHPGEDHPNICAGTDRYAMFKVGPVLSVSHGMGVPSIAIMLHELLKLLYHARCSGVTIIRIGTSGGIGLKPGSVVITRQAVDAYFKPEFEQVVLGKRVVRRTDLDERLVQELSECSADLREFTTVVGNTMCTLDFYEGQGRLDGALCCYTERDKQAYLQAAHAAGVRNIEMESSVFAAMCSACGLRAAVVCVTLLDRLEGDQICSPHEVLAEYQQRPQRLVGHFIKKCLAGA, encoded by the exons ATGTTTGGGGATGTGAAG TTTGTGTGCGTTGGGGGCAGCCCGTCCCGCATGAAAGGCTTCATCAAATACGTGGCCGCAGAGCTGGGCCTTGGGCACCCGGGCGAGGACCATCCCAACATCTGCGCAGGGACCGACCGCTATGCCATGTTCAAAGTGGGGCCGGTGCTGTCCGTCAGC CATGGGATGGGCGTGCCTTCCATCGCCATCATGCTGCACGAGCTCCTCAAGCTGCTGTACCACGCCCGCTGCTCCGGTGTCACCATCATCCGCATCGGCACCTCCGGCGGGATAG GTCTGAAGCCCGGCTCCGTGGTCATTACCCGGCAGGCGGTGGACGCCTACTTCAAGCCCGAGTTCGAGCAGGTGGTGCTGGGGAAGCGGGTCGTGCGCCGCACGGACCTGGACGAGCGGCTGGTGCAGGAACTGAGCGAGTGCTCCGCGGACCTGCGCGAGTTCACCACGGTCGTGGGCAACACCATGTGCACCCTGGACTTTTACGAAG GGCAGGGCCGGCTGGACGGCGCGCTCTGCTGCTACACCGAGCGCGACAAGCAGGCGTACTTGCAAGCGGCGCACGCGGCCGGCGTCCGGAACATCGAGATGGAGTCCTCTGTCTTCGCCGCCATGTGCAGCGCGTGTGGCCTCCGAG CGGCTGTGGTGTGTGTCACCCTTCTGGACCGCTTGGAAGGGGACCAGATCTGCAGCCCCCACGAGGTGCTGGCCGAGTATCAGCAGCGGCCGCAGAGGCTGGTGGGCCACTTCATCAAGAAGTGCCTTGCGGGGGCCTGA